TACGTGACGACACGCGTCCGCTACGGTAGTCTGTCTGGTAGACGTCGCCAACTCGTAATCGGCTGGAATACGCTTCCGACCACCCGCGAAATCCGACTCGCGGAGACTCTCATCGATGCCGAGTACGATCCAAGCGGCGTCCAACATTCCGCAGGAGTCGGCGAAGAGATTCTCGCCGCCATCTTTGGACGCAACCCGCACGAACACGACCTCTGGGTTTCGAGCGACGAACTGGCAGCGGCGATCATCGACCAGTCGCGCTCTGGGTTATCGACTACGCAAATCGAGATCGACGGTGAAGTGGAAAGCAGCTACGAGGGCGACAGCTACCGCAACGTCCACGACACCCACGAAGTCGATGACGCCGACCGTCCCGCCCTTAGCAGCATCTGGACAGCGAGTACTGGCCACGTGTGGGTGACTGTCGAACGATGGAACACGGGCTACTGCGAATCCGAGTCTAAGGTGTTCATCCGCAGTCTGCAGATGGATGAACCGCACAAAATCGACCTCGACCGCGGCGAGAGCAACCTCCATCTCTCGGGGACGTTCGAGTACGGTGGCGAAGAACTCGACGTGAGCGTCGAAATCATCTGCGTCCCCGAACTCCCGGATCCCCGTAACATGTGGGAGTTTCCGGCGAACCACAGCCTGCGACCCATCACGAGTGACGCAGCTGACGAACTGACTGGTGGTTCCGAAGGATGACAACGAGCAGCGGTTGATTCGAGCCCCGAGAGAGGCGGCAACCCCACCACCCCCTCGACTTCCGATGTAAACTGGGCGTTTCAGCAGGCGTCGTGTCTCGTCGGAACTCGAAAACGTGGTGTGACCGCCACGAGTTCCCGGTTGCCTTAATGGTGCCTTGTTTTGCGGTCGACTAACGGCAGCTTCAGACGCTCTCACGGGAAGATTCCGTCACGCTAACCCGTAATTGGACGCCGTCTGGCGATATGGCATCGCTCAGACGGCTAGCACGGATGTGTCGAGATCTTGCCAAACAGCACGTTGACGACCCGGAAGTACCCGCCGCGCCGGACGGCGCGGGCGGGTACGCGAAATGGGTGCAGATCGCCTTGATTCTGTACCGCGTCGAGTTGGAGAAGAGCCTCCGTGAGACTGAAGACTATCTTAACGAGATGCCCGGTGTCCTCGCCGTGTTCGAACTTGACGAGGCACCGCACTACAGTTCGTTCTGCCGGTGGGAACAAGAGTACCGGATGCGTGACCTGCGCCGCCTGCTCCGCGCTTCGGCGGAGCAGGCGGGCTGGAGTGGTGAAGCCGCGATTGACGCGAGTGGCTTCCAGCGCGATCAAACCAGCTACCACTACCGCGACCGCGCGAATTACTCGTTCCAGTCGATGAAGACGACGATCTTGATCGACGTGAACTCGCTGGCGATCAAGGACGTTCATTTCACGACGAAGAAAGCCTGGGACGGCCACATCGGGATGCAGGTCTTCCGCCGGAACGCGGAAGACCTGCGTGTGTTGTCTGCTGATGCGAACTATTCGTGGAGCGACCTCCGCGAGGAGTGTCGCTCCAACTCAACGCGACCGTTGATCAAGCACAGGGAGCAGACACCGTTGCAGAAGGCCCACAACGCCCGGATGAACGAGGACTACAACCAACGCTGGATGAGCGAGACAGGTTTCTCGCAGTTGAAGGAAGACGACGGCGAGAAGCTCCGCTCCCGGAGCTGGCATGGCCAGTTCCGGGAGCTGACTCGCAAGTGCATCGTGCATAACCTGACGCAGGCGGCGAGTTAGGGCTCGCCGTCTGCTCCCCTTCTCCGGACGTATCCGGGAGAGGCATCGCCGCCGTCACCGGAACAATGGAGCAAGGTACCATAGTTTTGACTCATCAGCAACCGCTGTGAGTGACAGCTACTGCATCTTCTGAGGGCGAGAAGCCGTCTTTAGCGCCGTAAAATTGTAGATCAGCAACCCCACCCCGACGCTGTCTTGCGTTCAACAAGGCACTTAATGGGCAACCAAGGCCGGCATTCAAGTGAGATCGTCACGATCCCTCGACTTGTGACGGTGTGGGGACTTCAAACCGCTCGACGCGAAAAGTGGGTTCACAGGGCTTGAAACAGCCAGTATTCCACTCGCGGGGGCAGCGTTCCGTATGCCCCGATGCGGGCTTGCACGGGAGCTTGGGTAATCGGCCCGCCCGAGGCCTTGTGGAGGCTGAGACGCGGGTTCGATTCTCGCACCCGGACTTTCTGAGGAACGTAGTGACGAAGGAAGCCGGAAGGCGAGAATCGAATCACGCGAGACGAGTGTCAGCGGGTCCCGCACTCGGGTTCGATTCTCGCACCCGGACTATCTCTTAAGTTCCAGTCGGTCGGTGATGTCCCGAGCGACTCCACAGCGAAACACCTCACCTGTCTCCGGATCCTCGAACGTCGTTCCCCTGAACTCGTACGTCGTTCCCCTGAAATCGTGTTCGATCGACTCGCCGTCCTTGGTGAGGAGGCTCAGTTCGACCCGCCGGTCCTCGGAGGCGTCCATCGACGCCAACAACCCCGGGACGTACTCGTGCTCCCCCTCCGGAACGAACTCCTTTGCGTGCATACTCCCGATCTCTTCGCTCGTGTAGCCGGTCGTCTCGCCGAGCGTTTCGTTCCAGAGACGGAGCTGGGCCTCCGCGTCGAGGACGTACACGATATCCTCGACGGTGTTGATGACGGCTTCGAGAAACTGTCGCTCGCGGCGGAGTTCCTCTTGAGAGCGTTTGAGTCGCGTGACGTCGTTGATGAGGACGTACGCCCCCGGTTCGCCGTTGTATGCGACGGGCGCGGCGGCGATCTCCCCGTATCGCTCTTCGTCGTCCAGTCCGAGCAACCGATACTCCCTCGGCTCGGTCGCTTCTCGATCTTCGAGGACCCGGCTGATCCGCTGCCGTGCCCGATCACGATGTTCCGGATGCACGAACCGCTCCGGCTCCGTCCCGATCACGTCTGTCTGGTCCTCGGCTCCGAGGAACTCTGCCGCTTTCGCGTTGCAGTAGACGATCCCTCGATCGGCGGTGAACACGGCGATCGGGACGGGTGCGGTTTCGACGAACGGGTGGAACCGTGTCGTCCGGTTCCGTGACTCCGGGAGGTCGGTGGGTCCGTCAGTTCCGTTGGCCTTGGGAGCGTTCCGCTCGATTCTCGTGTCACCGTTTTCGGCCGTCTTCCGGTCTGAACGCGGCTGTTGTTCGGAATTCGGCTGGTGATCGACCCGTTCACTGCGGTCACGAACGACCCAGACGAGCCGTCCGTTCACCGTGCGGCGGACCGACAGAGCCTGTAGGAACGGAGAGCCGTCTCTCCGAACCCCTTCCACCTCGCCTCGCCAGCCCCGCTCGGGCCGAACCCCGGGGAGGACCTCGCTCTCGATGCGTTTGCACTCCGCCCGTGGATACAACTCACGCCACGGCGTTCCGACGAGAGCGTCCGAGGTGTCGTATCCGAAGCTCACGGCCAGTTCCCTGTTGGCCGTGACGAACGTCTCTCCCTCGACGAGGCCTGCCCCATCTATCGAGGCCGCGATGATCGCACTCCCCTCGGTTGGCGAACGTGTTGGTTCGCCCATAGGTCGGATACTCGTAACGAGATAATCAAAGTTCGGGCTGCGAGAAGTTCACTGATCTCTCGGTCGTCGAGGAGCGAATCCCGCCGAGTGCTCCTGGGAGGCCGTCACATGTGTCGGAGTGGAGTAACTCGTCACGTGGAGGCGTTCGACCTGTCCCTCTCGGTGCTCACCGCCGTTCGGTGTAGCTTCGAACGACCGCGGCCTCCGCCTTCCGAAGCAGTTCCCCGGCCGTACTCGTCGCACAGTCGAGCACGGCGGCGACGTCCGCGACGGTCCCCTCCCGAGGGACCTCGTAGTACCCCACGGCGACCGCCGCATCGAGCGCCGCCCGCTGTCGGTCGGTGAGGCGCGACGACGAGCGCCTGCGCGCGAACTCGTGGACCTGTCGGATGGTGAGGTCGCCGAGTTCGGAGAGCGCCCGGTGAAACGAGCTGAGCGCCTCGGCCTCGCCGACCGCCTCGAACTCGACCTCGCCCGTGTCGAGAAAGCGGGCCGGCGGGAGGAAGACGACCCGTGACGCCGCGATGGTCTCTAAGACCGCTCCCGGGAACTCGTAGTCGGCCTGCCGCAGGAACGCGTACGTTCCGTCGGCCTCTTCGACGACGGCGCTCACGAGAAGCGAGTCGATAGCCTCCACAGCCTCCGCCGTCGACTTCGGGTCGCCGTCACACCAGAGCAGCGTCGTCGCGTCCTCGGTCGGGCTCCACATCAGCAGGTCCACCCGTCCGATCGGCGACTCGCCCACGACCCGCTGGTGGAGCGGGTGGCGGAGTCGCTCCGGGTAGGTGACGGCGAACTGGATGCGTTTCATGCAGCCGTGGCGGGCTGTTCGGGCGTGCGGTATATCAATCAGTGGCTCGCTCTCGGGTAGCTCCGCGTCGGACCGACAGAGGAAGCCAGCGACGCGGACGGACCGAACGCTCGTGTCACCGATGGCCGCCCAGCACGTCGGATCGACAGCGGAGGAGCGTCCGCAGGTGGTCCGCGTCGAGGACGTGCAGCCGTGCGGTCGGGACGCGCGCTTCGAGACGCCGTACGCCCGCCAGCGGGACGTTCGTGTCGCTTTCGCCGTGCCAGAGATGCACGGGTTGGTCGATGGCCGCGAAGTCGACCCCCCAGTCCCGGGTCGACTCGCGGAACTCGGTGACGGCACCGCTCCGGTGCCGGGCGAACGCCTCGACGAAGTCCGCTTTTACCAGTTGCGCGACGCCGTCGGGCACCGACGTGGCGTCGCCCGTGGTGTACTGCGAGACGACGACAGAGGGATCGAGCCGCCGGGCGAGCCACGCCTGGCCACGGAAGAGTCCACGAAGGAGCAACGGCGTCGCCGTCGCCATCCCCGCGAGTGCCCGTTGCATCAGGGGAACCGCGCCGCCCACGCCGGGCGGCGTCGCACCCGCGACGACGTCGACCCGGGTGACTCGACCCGGGAGCGTCTCGGCTGCCGCGAGCGCGTAGGGACTTCCGCCGGAGAACGCGACGAGGCCGGCCGTCTCCACGCCGGTGTCGTCGAGGACGGCGGTGACGAACGCGCCGGCGTCGGCGACCGACCAGTCCGGCCACGGCGTCGACCTGCCGTACCCCGGCCTATCGGGCGCGAGCACCCGGATCCCGGCGCGCCGGGCGACCGGCGCGAGGAGCCCGCCCAGTCGACGGGAGCCGGGTGTCCCGTGGAGGAACACGACCGGGATCCCCTCGGCGCGACCGTATTCGGCGTACGTGAGCCGTCGCTCGTCGTCCAGCCACACGGTGTTCGTGTCCGCCCGGTCCGACATTGCTCTCGAGGACCGATCCGAGGTCGCCATCACTCGTACGTACACGCCCGGGGGGTGAGGAACTGGTGCCGGATGCGTGCGGCACTATTTCTACGAGGAGAGAATCCCGCCGTTTACCGCGGGAGTGAATCCGACAACTCCGCCACAGTCCACCGCCGGTAGCAGGCCGGATATTCCACGCTAATCCACACCATTAATTAGGTTTACCTACATAGGCTATGTATGGCGATTGAGGTCACTCGCACCTACGTTGGTTCCATCCAGAACCACCGGCAGGTCTGCGATGGCTTTGACTCGCTCGGAGATTCCGCCTCGAAAATCTGGAACGTCGCACGATGGACAGCCGACCGCATCTGGAACGCAACCGGCGAAATTCCCGATGAGGGCGTGCTGAAATCGTATATGAAGAACCAAGCGTGCTGGAAAGACCTGAACGCACAATCCAGTCAGAAAGTCATCGAAGAACTTTCTGACGCTTTCCAGTCATGGTTCGACCTGCGACACAAAGACGACACGGCAAATCCGCCCGGATACCGCAAACACGGCGATACTCGACCACGTAGTACGGTCACGTTCAAAGAAGACGGGTTCAAACACGACCCCGAGAACAACAGAGTCCGGCTCTCGAAAGGCTCGAACCTGAAAGAGTATTGGTCGGACTTCCTGCTTTGTGAGTACCGGACGCGCCCCGACGTTGACCTCTCGGAAGTCAACTCGGTGCAGAACGTCCGCGCCGTCTGGAACGGTGACGAATGGGAACTGCATTTCGTCTGCAAAGTCGAACTCGAAACCAACGGCTCCGCAGGCGATGGTGTTGCTGGTATCGACCTCGGTATCAAGAACATCGCCACGGTCGCGTTCCCCGACGAATACGTCCTGTACCCCGGTAACTTGCTTAAGCAGGATAAACACTACTTCACACGTGCTGAGTACGACACGGAAGGTGAGAACGGCCCGTCCGAGAAGTCGATGTGGGCGCGTCAGAAACTCGCAGACCGTGAATCACATTTCTACCACGTCCTCTCAGATACCATCATAACGGAGTGTGTTGAACGCGGTGTTGGCACGCTTGCGGTGAGTTGGCCTGAAGACGTGCGTAACTCTGACTGGGGTAAGACTGGCAACAAGAAGTTGCATACGTGGGCGTTCGACCGTCTCTACCAGTACCTCGCGTACAAAGGCGAAGAACGTGGTGTTGAGGTGCTAAAGGAGAACGAATGGAACACCTCGAAGACGTGTTCACGGTGTGGTGACGACGCGAAGTCGAACCGCAAGCACCGTGGATTGTACGTTTGTCAGTCGTGTACGTTGGTAGCCAACGCGGATTGCAACGGAGCGGAGAACATGCGTCAGAAGATAACTCCGAGTCCTCACGGTGAGGATAGGAGTAACGGCTGTGTGGCACAGCCATCGACATACTTGTTTGATTCGGAGAGTAGGGCGTTTTCCCCGCGAGAACAGGTCATGTCGTAGACCAGCAAATATCCCACCTGCGGTATGGGAAGCCCCGTCGTTTACGACGGGGAGGATGTCACTTAGCCAAGTCGTCGGAGCGAGGGAGCCGAGGACGACCCACTACACCGCGGTACACCTGGTTTATTGTAATGTGTCTGAACTATATCCGACGGCGGGCAGTAGTCGTCGGTATGTCGCATCCAGACACAGCGACCGACCGGCCGACGATAACCCAGTTCACGGACCCGATGTGCACGTGGTGCTGGGGCTCGGAGCCCGTGATCAGACACCTTCGCACCGCGTTCGGCGCGCAAGTACGAATCGGGTACGTCATGGGGGGACTCGTCGAGGACTTCGACGGCTTTTACGACGCGGCAAACGACATCGCGGCCCCGAGCGACGTCGCCCCGCACTGGCTCGACGCGGCCGAGCGTCACGGCATGCCCGTCGACGTGGAGATCTTCGAGGCGAACCCGGCACGGTCGACGTACCCGGCGAGCGTGGCGTTCGCCGCCGCCCGACAGCAGGACGTCGATCTGGCCCACCGGTATCTCCGACGCCTGCGCGAGGCGTACGCGACGCAGGTGCGCAACGTCAACGAGCGGGACGTCCAGGTCGACCTTGCGCGGTCGGTCGGCCTCGACGTCGACGACTTCACCGCGGCTCTGGACGACGGAACCGCACGCGCGGCGTTCGAGGACGACCTCTCGCGGACCCGTGACGCCGGCGTCCAGGCGTTCCCGACCTATCACATCCAGGGACCGTCCGGCAGCCGTCGAGCGACCGGATTCGCGTCGTTCGACACCCTCGCGGCCGAGTTGCGGTCGGTCGCGCCGTCGCTGGAGCCCTCGTCCCCACCGCCGGTCAGGCGGTTCGTCGCCGCGTACGGCCCCGTCGCGACGCGCGAAGTCGCGGAAGTGTACGACCTCGACGACGACCACGCTCGACAGGTGTTGGAGTCGCTCGTCGACGACGGAGCGCTCGTTCGAGAGCGGCGGGGCACCGGCCTGTTCTGGCAGACGACCGACGGGGGTGACGACTGATGGGCCTGCTCCACGACGGCGAGTGGGAGCCCGACGCAACCCGCGACCAGTACGACCACGACGCCTTCGACGACCGCGTTGAGGACGCACCCGACGCGACGTTCCCCGCGGAGGCGGGTCGGTATCACCTCTACGTCTCGCGGGCGTGTCCGTGGGCGCACCGGGCGGCACTCACGCGCCGACTGCTCGGGTTCGACGGGGCGGTTTCGGTCGACGTGGTCGATCCCGTTCGCCACGACCGAGGGTGGGAGTTCACCCCCGGGAAGGCGAACTGTACCCCGGACTCGGTACACGGTCACGACACCCTCTTCGAGGTGTTCCAGGAGGCCGACCCAGACTACACGGGACCGGTGACTGTCCCCGTCTTCTACGACCGGGAGCGCCACACCATCGTCCACGAGGAGTCCGCCGAGATCGCCCGGATGCTCGCCACCGAGTTCGATCACCTCGCGACTACCGACCGGGACCTCTATCCCGAACCGATGCGCGAGCGGATCGACGATGCCATCGAGGAGATCCACACGACGATCAACACGGCCGTCTACCGTGCCGGGTTCGCCGACTCGCAGGCCGACTACGAGACGGCGGTGTGGGCGCTCTTCGACGCGCTGTCGCGGTGGGACGACCACCTCGGGAGCAACCGGTACGTCGTCGGCGACCGCCTCACGCTCGCCGACGTGTTCTTCTTCCCGACGCTGTATCGGTTCGACGCCGTCTACCACACCCACTTCAACTGTAACGTCCGCCGGCTGGTCGACTTCGACCACCTCTGGGACTACGCCAGGGACCTGTACCAGACACCGGGCGTCGCGGAGACCTGTAACATGGACCAGGTCAAGGCCCACTACTACCGGAGCCACGGCGAGATCAACCCGACGGGTATCGTCCCGGTCGGCCCCGAGCAGGACTGGACGGAGTCGGTCGAAGCGCGACGGCAGATGCGGGAGTAGGGGACATCAGACGGTACCACGGTGGGGACGGTGTCGCCGGCGGGCGTGTTTCACCGCGACGCCCGTGTTCGACGGCTTGTCCGGGGTGGGTCGCGCCGAGCGGACGCGTCCACGAACGCGTTCCGCCGGTCGGGGGAGTGGACCTCGACGCCGACGGAAGCGAGTCGCGGCCGGAGCAGACCACGCAGGTGTCTTCCGGGGAACCAGGTGTGCCGCGGGTTGTCTGAACTATTTGCGCGTCGGACTCGTGGGTCGGCGTACCGATGCAACGCAGCGAGCGCAGTCACGGACCCCAGTGGAGCGGACGATGACCGACGCGCACGCGCCAGGCCTCGATGGGGTGTCGGTCGCGGAGACACGGCTCAGCCGGATCGACGGCGAGGCGGGGGAACTCCTCGTTCGCGGGTATCCGATCGACGACCTGGCCGGCAACGCCACGTACGAAGAAACGGTCTTCCTGTTGCTCAACGGGCGTCTGCCCACCGCCGAGGAGCGAGCCGACTTTCGGGCCGAACTCGCCGCCCACCGCGGGATCGGCGAGGAAGTACTGGCGGTGCTCGAACGCGCGGCACGGGAGGGGAAACCGGCCATGGACGCCCTCCGGATGGGCGTCGCAGCGGCGACACTCGGGGTCGAGGAGCAGGACTCCGAGACGGACGTCAGGCGCGTGATCGGAGTGTTCCCGACGATCGTGGCGGCGTACTGGCGATACCGACAGGGACGGGAACCAGTCGCCCCCCGCGACGACCTGCGTCACGCGGCGAACTACCTGTACATGCTGACCGGCGAGGAGGCGTCCGACTCCCGGGTCGACGGCCTCGAAACCTACCTCACCGCCGTCGTCGACCACGGCCTCAACGCGTCGACGTTCAGCGCCCGTGTCGTCGTCTCGACCGAGTCCGACCTCGTCTCCGCGGCGACCGCCGCCGTCGGGACGCTCAAGGGGCCCCTCCACGGCGGGGCACCGGGACCGGTCCTGGAGATGCTCCGAGACGTCCACGAATCGGGCGATTCCGAGGGGTACGTCCGCGAGACGTTGGACGCCGGCGAGCGGCTGATGGGGTTCGGCCACCGGGTGTACCGGGTCCGAGATCCCCGGGCGGCCGTCCTGGAATCGGCCGCCACGCGCGTCTCCGAGGAGCGTGAGGACGGGGACGCGGCGCTCTTCGAGACCGCGACGGCGTTCGAGGCGACCGCGACCGGGATACTGGCGGACCACGTGCCCGGACGGCGACTGGAGACGAACGTCGAGTTCTACACCGCGGTGCTCCTCGACGGCGTCGGGATCCCGAAGGAACTGTTCAGCGCGACGTTCGCCGTCTCACGGGTGGCCGGGTGGATGGCGCACGGACTCGAACAGTTAGACGACAACCGACTCGTCCGACCGACTGCACGCTACATCGGCGAGACCGGACGGTCGTGGACCCCGATCGAAGAACGGTAGCCGACACAGGGTCGGAAATCCTGTTCCTCGCCGGGATCCGATTCACTGATCGGTCCCGCCGACTCGTCGACGCGATGCGGTGGGCCACGCGCTGGGTCTCATAGACAGCCCGATATGTACGTCGAGGGTTCGGACGGTCGGACGTATTCTCCCCCCTTCAGGCGTCTCGAAGGCCCATCTGGTCACCGACCCGACACTCCGACGATCCGGTTTCCCGGGCGAAACCTGGTTTACTATAATTTGTCTGAAATATATCCGGTCGGGGTCCCTCTCTCCTCGTGCAACGATGTCACCGACCGACACTCGATACACGACGATCCGAACCGCACAGACGCACGATGATCGACCCACCCGCGGCTCGACGGGAGGCGAGCGCTGATGGTGTTCACCTCGACGGTGTCGGGAGCGACGTTCCTCCTCAGTCGGCTCCTGTTCGCACTCGTCATCGGCTACCTCGCCCTCGGGAACCTGCTCGACCTCGAATCGTCGGTGGGGTACGCGGAACACAAGGGCGTACCGCTGGCCGCCGTCAGCGTCCCGCTGGGAAGCCTCGGGCTGATCGCCGGTGCCCTCGCGGTCCTCGTCGGCGTCTACCCCGCCGTGGGCGCGCTGGCAGTGGCTGGCTTCCTCGCCCCGATAACCGTCATCATGCACGACTTCTGGGCCCAGGAGGGCGAAGAGCGGCAGAACGAACAGATTCACTTCCTGAAGAACGTCGGTCTGCTCGGTACGGCGCTGGTGTTCGCAGCGCTGTCGAGCGTGGCCTGGCCGCTGGCGGTCGGCGTAGGGCTCTGAGAGCGATGGGTGCGACCGAGATCTCGACGCGGGCCGAGCGGACGGCGGGCGTTCCGTGGCGGTCGCCGGCACTGATCGCCATCCTCGCGGCCACGCTGATGACGCCGCTGGACGTCCCGTTGATCAGCGCCACGCTCCCGGAGATCCAGTCAGTGTTCGGCGTCTCCGAGTCGCGGGCCGGGCTGTTCATCACGCTCTACGCGCTTCCCGGGATCCTGCTGGCTCCGATCATCGGTGCGCTCGCCGACCGGGTCGGCAGGCGAGCGGTCCTCACCGGGAGCCTCGTGCTCTTCGGGCTCGCCGGCTCCGCGATCGCGTTCACGAACGGCTTTACCGTTGCGCTCTCCCTCCGCGGCCTCCAGGGGTTCGCCGCCGGGAGCGTCCTCTCGGCGCTCGCCATGACGGTCGTCGGAGACCGGTACACCGGTCGGCGGCACGATGCGGTCATGGGCGTCACGTCGGCCGTGCTCTCGCTCGGGACCGCGGTGTACCCGGTCGTCGGCGGGTATCTGGCTGCGCACGCCTGGAACGCGCCGTTTCTGGTGTACGCGCTCACGCTCCCCGTCGCCGGGCTGGTGTGGGTCGCACTCGACGACTCCGACTCGTCACCCGACGGCGACGATCGCGGCTACGTCCGGGCGGCACTGCGTCTCGTCCCGGCGCGCCAGGCGCTCGTCCTGTACGGCACCATGTTCGTCTCCTTCACCCTCCTCTTCGGCGGGCTGTACACCGCACTCCCCTTCTACCTCTCCGACACGTTCGGCTTCGCGCCGCACACGGTCGGGCTCGTCACCAGCGCCGTGCTGTTGGTGACGGCCGCGGTTTCGACGCAGAACGGCCGACTGACCGCCCGGGCGTCGAAGACGACGCTCGTCGTCGGTGGGTTCGGCCTGTACGCCGTCGGCTTCCTGGGTGTCGCACACGCGAGTACGGTCCCGCTTCTGGTCGGCGCACTGCTCGTCTTCGGCACCGGGAACGGTCTCGTCACGCCCACGCTGTTCGCCAGTATAAGCGCGCTCGCGCCCGACGGCGTCCGGGCCGGCGTGATGAGCCTGCAGACGACCACCATCGGCGTGAGTCAGGCCGTCGGACCGGCGCTGTTCACGCTCTTGGGCGGCCTCGTCGGCTACCAGGGGACGCTGCTCGGTGGGAGCCTCAGCGCCGCCCTCGGGGCCGGCATCCTCGGCGTCGTCACGCTCGACTAGGACGACTCAACGTTTAACAGGGTGGCGGGAGCCTGACAGGTATGGTCGATGCACCGTCCGACAGGAACCAGGTCGCGACGGACGCCGAGTCGGCGTTCATGACGCTGAGTCACGACCTCCGGCTGGAGATACTGCTCGCGCTCTGGGACGCTCCCGGCTTCTCGCTGTCGTTCTCCGAGCTGCGGAAGGCAGTCGGCGAACGGGACTCGGGGAGTTTCACCTATCACCTCTCGGAGCTCCGGGGACAGTTCGTCGCCAAGACCGACGCGGGCTACGAGCTGCAGTACCCGGGCCACCGCGTCCTCGACGCGATCAAGAGCGGCGTCTTCCACGAACAAGTGACCGTCGGGCCGGTCGAACTCGACGACGACTGCCGGGAGTGCGGGGAGGGACTCCGGTTCGAGTACGACACCGACTACATCGGTCGCGTCCGGTGTCTCGGCTGTGGGGACCGCACGCTGGAGTGGCCGTTCGATCCCGGCGGAACCGTCGATCGGGAGCCCGAGGGGATCGTCGCCGCCTTCGACCGACGGACGCGTCTCGTCTGGTCGTGTGCCCTCGACGGCGTCTGCCCGTTCTGTGCCGGTCGAATCGATCGCGAACTGGCCAGTCGCGTCCACGAGTTGGGGACGTGCATCGGCGTCCTCGAACAGCTCGACCGGTACGACGAGTACTTCGCCCGCGAGCACTCGGCGGTCGTCTCGGTCGACTGCGACCGCTGCAGCTTCTACAGCTTCATCCCCGTCGGGGTCGTCCTGCTGACTCGACCGACCGTGACGGCGCAACTCTGCGACGCCGGCGTCGACGTCCGGGAGACGCCCCTGTGGGCGCTCGGGTTCGTCGTCGACGCCGACGCCGTCACCGTCCAAGAGGGCGACGTCACGCGCGTCACGGTGACGATTCCCGACGCGAACGAGCCGCTGGGCTTCACCCTCGACGAGTCGTTCGAGCACGTCGAGGAGGCTTCCTTGGACCAGTAAAAGCGGGTTCCGACGAGGATCTGCACAGGAGATAATAACTATCAAATTTATTACTGGAACTGAGTTCACCGAGCGCTTAATTGCCTTACATCCGTGGAACACAACGAGAAATGGACGTAACCGATAGCGAACATATCGTCGCACTGTGTGGCAGCCAGCGCGAGGGGAGTTACACCCGACAGGCGCTCGAACGGACGCTGTCCGCGGCGGCGTCGAGCGGCGCGACGACCGACCTCGTGGATCTCGCGGCGCTCGATCTGCCGGTGTTCGACCCCGACCGCCCCGACGCCGGGGACGCAACCGAACTCCGTCGCCGCGTCCGGGAGGCCGACGCGATCGTGTTGGGGACGCCGATGTACCACGGATCGTACTCGTCG
This Salinigranum marinum DNA region includes the following protein-coding sequences:
- a CDS encoding glutathione S-transferase family protein; its protein translation is MGLLHDGEWEPDATRDQYDHDAFDDRVEDAPDATFPAEAGRYHLYVSRACPWAHRAALTRRLLGFDGAVSVDVVDPVRHDRGWEFTPGKANCTPDSVHGHDTLFEVFQEADPDYTGPVTVPVFYDRERHTIVHEESAEIARMLATEFDHLATTDRDLYPEPMRERIDDAIEEIHTTINTAVYRAGFADSQADYETAVWALFDALSRWDDHLGSNRYVVGDRLTLADVFFFPTLYRFDAVYHTHFNCNVRRLVDFDHLWDYARDLYQTPGVAETCNMDQVKAHYYRSHGEINPTGIVPVGPEQDWTESVEARRQMRE
- a CDS encoding citrate synthase, which gives rise to MTDAHAPGLDGVSVAETRLSRIDGEAGELLVRGYPIDDLAGNATYEETVFLLLNGRLPTAEERADFRAELAAHRGIGEEVLAVLERAAREGKPAMDALRMGVAAATLGVEEQDSETDVRRVIGVFPTIVAAYWRYRQGREPVAPRDDLRHAANYLYMLTGEEASDSRVDGLETYLTAVVDHGLNASTFSARVVVSTESDLVSAATAAVGTLKGPLHGGAPGPVLEMLRDVHESGDSEGYVRETLDAGERLMGFGHRVYRVRDPRAAVLESAATRVSEEREDGDAALFETATAFEATATGILADHVPGRRLETNVEFYTAVLLDGVGIPKELFSATFAVSRVAGWMAHGLEQLDDNRLVRPTARYIGETGRSWTPIEER
- a CDS encoding DoxX family protein, which produces MVFTSTVSGATFLLSRLLFALVIGYLALGNLLDLESSVGYAEHKGVPLAAVSVPLGSLGLIAGALAVLVGVYPAVGALAVAGFLAPITVIMHDFWAQEGEERQNEQIHFLKNVGLLGTALVFAALSSVAWPLAVGVGL
- a CDS encoding MFS transporter; the protein is MGATEISTRAERTAGVPWRSPALIAILAATLMTPLDVPLISATLPEIQSVFGVSESRAGLFITLYALPGILLAPIIGALADRVGRRAVLTGSLVLFGLAGSAIAFTNGFTVALSLRGLQGFAAGSVLSALAMTVVGDRYTGRRHDAVMGVTSAVLSLGTAVYPVVGGYLAAHAWNAPFLVYALTLPVAGLVWVALDDSDSSPDGDDRGYVRAALRLVPARQALVLYGTMFVSFTLLFGGLYTALPFYLSDTFGFAPHTVGLVTSAVLLVTAAVSTQNGRLTARASKTTLVVGGFGLYAVGFLGVAHASTVPLLVGALLVFGTGNGLVTPTLFASISALAPDGVRAGVMSLQTTTIGVSQAVGPALFTLLGGLVGYQGTLLGGSLSAALGAGILGVVTLD
- a CDS encoding winged helix-turn-helix domain-containing protein, which gives rise to MVDAPSDRNQVATDAESAFMTLSHDLRLEILLALWDAPGFSLSFSELRKAVGERDSGSFTYHLSELRGQFVAKTDAGYELQYPGHRVLDAIKSGVFHEQVTVGPVELDDDCRECGEGLRFEYDTDYIGRVRCLGCGDRTLEWPFDPGGTVDREPEGIVAAFDRRTRLVWSCALDGVCPFCAGRIDRELASRVHELGTCIGVLEQLDRYDEYFAREHSAVVSVDCDRCSFYSFIPVGVVLLTRPTVTAQLCDAGVDVRETPLWALGFVVDADAVTVQEGDVTRVTVTIPDANEPLGFTLDESFEHVEEASLDQ